A window from bacterium encodes these proteins:
- a CDS encoding tRNA-dihydrouridine synthase encodes MSRPDFVKTFRERIAGGVVSAPLAGTSAVPWYRLLAGEGLAAFWTEMTTADGLFRGGRKTRAMLTPEPGRPCDPPRPLSRQFPDLGVPVVCQLFGHNPEAFAYAAGFVELCGYDALDLNFGCPAKKVVRSGNGVALMRDLPLAVEIAAAVLESTSLPVTAKLRLGFTSDSKIFLSLATELDGIGIAALTLHPRTREDGFAGCADWTAITELVGAVRCPVIGNGDVKTPEDALRMLDSTGCHAVMVGRALIGEPWQARRMAQALGGEEVRPEADWSGRVGWTRRHGRLLCDFYGEKSAMFRVRRFALHYLRGVEGAGELRRRMSVVAGIAEFERMLDEALAL; translated from the coding sequence ATGTCCAGACCGGACTTCGTAAAAACCTTCCGGGAGCGGATCGCCGGGGGGGTGGTCTCCGCCCCCCTGGCCGGGACCAGCGCCGTGCCGTGGTACCGCCTCCTCGCCGGGGAGGGACTCGCCGCCTTCTGGACGGAGATGACCACCGCCGACGGGCTTTTCCGGGGGGGACGCAAGACCCGGGCCATGCTGACCCCGGAGCCCGGACGGCCGTGTGATCCGCCCCGCCCCCTTTCCCGCCAGTTCCCCGACCTGGGCGTGCCGGTGGTCTGCCAGCTCTTCGGCCACAACCCGGAAGCCTTCGCCTACGCCGCCGGGTTCGTCGAGCTCTGCGGCTACGACGCCCTCGACCTGAACTTCGGCTGCCCGGCGAAGAAGGTCGTGCGGTCGGGGAACGGGGTGGCGCTCATGCGCGACCTGCCGCTGGCCGTGGAAATAGCGGCGGCGGTACTGGAATCCACGTCCCTGCCGGTCACCGCCAAGCTGCGCCTGGGCTTCACCTCGGACTCAAAGATTTTCCTGAGCCTGGCGACGGAACTCGACGGTATAGGAATCGCCGCCCTCACGCTTCACCCCCGCACCCGGGAGGATGGTTTTGCCGGCTGTGCCGACTGGACGGCCATCACCGAGCTCGTGGGGGCGGTGCGCTGCCCCGTTATCGGCAACGGCGACGTGAAGACCCCCGAAGATGCCCTGCGGATGCTGGATTCCACGGGGTGTCACGCGGTGATGGTGGGGCGGGCGCTCATCGGCGAGCCGTGGCAGGCGCGACGGATGGCGCAGGCACTGGGTGGGGAGGAAGTCCGACCCGAGGCGGACTGGTCGGGGCGGGTCGGGTGGACCCGCAGGCACGGCCGGTTGCTCTGCGATTTCTACGGCGAGAAGTCGGCGATGTTCCGGGTACGTCGCTTCGCCCTGCACTACCTCCGCGGGGTGGAGGGGGCGGGTGAGCTGCGCCGCCGGATGTCCGTGGTCGCCGGTATTGCCGAGTTCGAGCGCATGCTGGACGAGGCCCTGGCCCTCTGA